The segment CTTCGGTTTCAAGGCCTTCGTGGATCAGCAGATCGCGGAGTTCTTTGACGAAATGCCGGAGCCGACCGCGACCATCAATGCGGCGACCGTGAAAACCGATCGCTGGGCCCCGCAGCTGCGCGCGGTGGGGGATCTGGAGGCGGTGCAGGGCGCCACGCTGAGTTTCGAGGCGCAGGGCATTGTCGATCGCATCCACTTCGCCAACGGGGCCTTCGCCGAGGCGGGCGAGACGCTGGTCGAGCTCGACACCGAGCTGGACGAGGCGGAGCTGGAAAGCCTGCGCGCCGAGGCGCAGTTGTCCGCACGCGAGCTGGAACGGGCGCGGGGCCTGGTGCAGCGCAACGATATCTCCGACTCGGAGTTCCAGCGCCGTGCCACCGAGGCGCAACAGGCGCAGGCGGCGGTCAATGCGCAGGAGGCGCGGATTCGTCAGAAGCGTCTGCGGGCGCCCTTTGACGGGCAACTGGGTATTCGCCAGGTGAACGAGGGCCAGTTTGTCGGCCCGGGCGACCCGATCGTGGTGCTGGAGTCCCTGGACCCACTTTATGTGAACTTCACGCTGCCCGAACGCCGGCTGGCGAATGTCGAACTGGGGCAGTCGGTCGAGGTCACCGTCGATGCCTATGGCGAGACCTTCGAGGGGCAGATTACCGCGATCGAGCCACGTGTCCGAGCTGCTTCAAGGATGTTCCGCGTGCAGGCAATGATCACCAACGAGGACCATCGCCTGCGCCCCGGCCAGTTCGCCCGGGTCACGCTGCAGCGTGGCGAGCCGGAGGAAGGCCTGGTCGTCCCGCAGACGGCGGTTCGCTTTGCGCCCTGGGGCAACTCGGTGTTCGTGATCTACGAGGACGATGACGGCGACAAGCGCGTGGAACAGCGCCTGGTGGAGATCGGCGAACGGCGCGGTGACCTGGTGCGCATCGTAGATGGTCTGGAAGAGGGTGACGAGATCGCCGTCAGCGGGCTGCTGAAGCTGCAGAACGATACCCCCGTGAAGATCACGGAGGATGCCCAGCCGGATGCCGAACGCGATCCGCGGCCGGCGAATCGCTGAGCGAGCCCGCGACGATGCGCTTTACCGATGTCTTTATCCAGAAGCCCGTGCTGGCCACTGTGGTCAGCCTGTTCATCCTGCTGTTCGGGGTGCGCGCGGTATTCGACCTGAACGTGCGCCAGTTCCCCGAGGTGCAGAACGCCGTCGTCACGGTCAGCACCGCCTATATCGGAGCAGATGCGGACCTGGTGCAGGGATTCATTACCACGCCGATGGAGCGCGAGATCGCCGAGGCAGAGGGGATCGACTACATCGTCTCCAACAGCCTGCCGGGGATGAGCACGGTGCAGGCGTTCCTGGAGCTCGATTACGACCCGAACCAGGCCCTGACACAGATCTCCGCCCAGGTGGACAAGATTCGCAGCGACCTGCCGTCCGAGGCGGAGGATCCGGTGGTGGATCTCTCCGTGGGTCAGGACGTGGCGGCAATGTACATGTCGTTCTATTCCGAGCGGCTCTCCAACAACCAGACCACCGACTACCTGATCCGAGAGGTGCAGCCCGAGCTGGCGACCGTCAACGGTGTGCAGCGGGCCGAAATCCTCGGTGACCAGAGCTTTGCGATGCGCGCTTGGCTGGATGCCGACCGCATGGCGGCCTATGGCGTGACCGGACGCGACGTGCGCTCCGCACTGGAGGGCAACAACGTCCTCTCCGCGGTGGGGCAGACCAAGGGCTCGATGGTGAGCCTGGATCTGACTGCGGATACCGATCTGCAGACCCCGGAGGCCTTCGAGGAGCTGATCCTGTTCGAGCAGGATGGCGACCTGGTGCGCCTGGGCGACATTGCCGAGGTGGAGCTGGGGTCAGAGAACTACGATACCTCGGTGCGCTTCAACGGTCAGGCGGCGACCTTCATCGGCATCGAGCTGGCGCCGGATGCCAATGCTCTGGAAGTGATCGCGGATGTACGCGAGATCTTCGAGCAGCGCATCGAGCCGCGCTTGCCCTCGGGGCTGGAGGGCGAGATCGTTTATGACTCCACCGAGTACATCGAGAGCGCGATCGACGAGGTACTGACGACCATCGTGCTGGCGCTGCTGATCGTACTGGTGGTGATCTATCTGTTGCTGGGGTCGTGGCGCAGCGTGTTGATCCCGGCGGTGGCGGTGCCGCTGTCCCTGATCGGGACCTTCATGCTGATGCTGTTGATGGGGTTCTCGCTGAACCTGCTGACGCTGCTGGCGATGGTGCTGGCGATCGGCATCGTGGTCGATGACGCGATCATCATGCTGGAGAACATCTCGCGGCATATCGAGGAGGGCATGTCGCGTATGGATGCGGCGATCCAGGGGGCGCGCGAACTCGCCTGGCCGATTGTCGCGATGTCGACCACGCTGGTGGCGGTCTTCCTGCCGCTGGGGTTCATCGGCGGCCTGACCGGCACGCTCTTCATCGAGTTCGCATTTACCCTCGCGGCGACGGTCGTGATCTCGGGGATTGTCGCGATCACGCTCTCGCCAATGATGTGTTCGAAGATCCTGCGCGATGGTTCGGTCGAGCGACGCGGGCGCATCGAGTCGTGGCTGGACGCTCGCTTCGACAGCCTGCGCGAGCGCTATCGCCGACGCCTGCACGGGGCACTGAATGACCGCTTCACGGTCGCCGTATTCGGTGCCATCGTGCTGGTTTCCTGTTACTTCCTGTTTGTGACCTCCCAGACGGAGCTGGAGCCCCAGGAGGACCAGGGCTTCGCCTTCTCGATCATGGAA is part of the Thioalkalivibrio sp. K90mix genome and harbors:
- a CDS encoding efflux RND transporter periplasmic adaptor subunit gives rise to the protein MSKRFFLMLLGVALVLGGIFGFKAFVDQQIAEFFDEMPEPTATINAATVKTDRWAPQLRAVGDLEAVQGATLSFEAQGIVDRIHFANGAFAEAGETLVELDTELDEAELESLRAEAQLSARELERARGLVQRNDISDSEFQRRATEAQQAQAAVNAQEARIRQKRLRAPFDGQLGIRQVNEGQFVGPGDPIVVLESLDPLYVNFTLPERRLANVELGQSVEVTVDAYGETFEGQITAIEPRVRAASRMFRVQAMITNEDHRLRPGQFARVTLQRGEPEEGLVVPQTAVRFAPWGNSVFVIYEDDDGDKRVEQRLVEIGERRGDLVRIVDGLEEGDEIAVSGLLKLQNDTPVKITEDAQPDAERDPRPANR
- a CDS encoding efflux RND transporter permease subunit — translated: MRFTDVFIQKPVLATVVSLFILLFGVRAVFDLNVRQFPEVQNAVVTVSTAYIGADADLVQGFITTPMEREIAEAEGIDYIVSNSLPGMSTVQAFLELDYDPNQALTQISAQVDKIRSDLPSEAEDPVVDLSVGQDVAAMYMSFYSERLSNNQTTDYLIREVQPELATVNGVQRAEILGDQSFAMRAWLDADRMAAYGVTGRDVRSALEGNNVLSAVGQTKGSMVSLDLTADTDLQTPEAFEELILFEQDGDLVRLGDIAEVELGSENYDTSVRFNGQAATFIGIELAPDANALEVIADVREIFEQRIEPRLPSGLEGEIVYDSTEYIESAIDEVLTTIVLALLIVLVVIYLLLGSWRSVLIPAVAVPLSLIGTFMLMLLMGFSLNLLTLLAMVLAIGIVVDDAIIMLENISRHIEEGMSRMDAAIQGARELAWPIVAMSTTLVAVFLPLGFIGGLTGTLFIEFAFTLAATVVISGIVAITLSPMMCSKILRDGSVERRGRIESWLDARFDSLRERYRRRLHGALNDRFTVAVFGAIVLVSCYFLFVTSQTELEPQEDQGFAFSIMEGDAYMGIDYLERNTALTDGFFDRIPELDNIFIVNGFGGGPGMAGATNQALGGFVMAPWDQRERTTAKILEEDLQPALEGLPGLEVFAIQPPQLPTPGQGAPVSVVFGSTSSFEELNELSQEIKDRAMATGRFIFLDTDLNFDQPRVDLKIDRERASQLGIDMATLNADLATYLSGGFAGRFAMENRSYRVIPQVQRSDRLTPEQLEELYTRTADGEPVPLSSIVTLEETVTPRQLNRFQQLNAVTLQGVPRPGVTLGEALDIIDRIAAEVLPPDVNVDYAGESRQLKAEGGDLVVTFFFALVVIFLVLAAQFESFRDPLIILTTVPMSIAGALIFISLGVTSLNIYTQVGLLTLIGLIAKHGILIVEFANQLQRQGRPLRDAIEEAASLRLRPILMTTTATVVAMVPLLMATGAGAGSRFAMGLVIAAGMAIGTLFTLFVVPAIYTYVARDHYADTLEAQEPDAGPA